AAGTTTTAAATGAATTGAGTACAGTATTTTTAATAAAATCCGAACATTCCAAAAGAAAAAAATTAATAAGGGATATTATCAGGTAGGGTCTTGTCGCTATTTTGTGCTATTATATCAACAAATTTTTCAACAATCTCAGGGTCAAATTGCTTGCCCCTGGAATTTAATAACTCTTTGATTGCTTCAAATTTTGACATTGCCGGACGGTATGGTCTCTCTGAGAGCATTGCATCATAGGCGTCGGCAACTGCCAGAATCCTTGCAAGAAGTGGAATCTCATCATTTTTCAACCCATTTGGATACCCAGAACCATCATACCGCTCATGGTGAAAATAGATTATATCAAGTATCTCCTGAAAATCGCTCATTTGCCCTAATATCTCTTTTCCCAGTTTTGGATGTTTATAGATATACGAGCGATCTTTCGTTGTTAGTGGCGATTTTTTATTAAGCACTCCATCAGGTATACCAATTTTTCCTATATCATGGAGTAAACATGCTTTTCTTAAAATTTCTATCTGTCTTTCATCCAGATTGAATATCTTTGCAATCCTCACTGCATATTCAGCAACCCTCATTGAATGTCCAGCGGTATATTTATCTTTGGCATCAATGGTCTTTGCAATCAACTGGACAAATTCATTAAAATTCTGTTTATTTTTATTCAAAAGATTCTCAAGTTCAATCAATGCCTTTTGATATTCAAGCATTGTTTGAGAATAACTGAGTAGAATAAAGATGCCGAAAGAAAGACTGATAGACAACATCCCCATACTGAATGCGTCTTTAAGCCAGGGTAAAATGGGTATGCCATTTAGCCTTCCTGCATAATCAAATATGCCACTTAGAATACAGATACCAAGTCCAATGGGTATTATATACTTTAATTCAGGATTTTTTAATCGGTTGGCAAAATAAATCATCTTGCTAAAGTAGTAAATACAAAGAATGAAAAGCACAGTGCAAAAATATGGATATAAAACACCTATCTTGGCTGAGTAAAAATTAGCATAGATATATGAATTAGAAGTTATTATTAGATTTGTGAATATCGTTAGAAAGATTGTTATTAGTGTGATGGTTGCACAGATTGTTAAAATTAGTGGTTTAAAATTTTCATCAGTCAGACTGGTTACAAGCATCGGTGCGGTCAGAAAATAGGTCCAGAATCCAATATATTGTAATTTGGTAAGGATCACTGCGGTTGCAGGGTCACTGTTCTGTTCTATTAACAATTGGATAAATATTGTAAATATGCCGGACACAAAGAATGGTATTGTCCGACAGAATTTTTTACCATTTTTGACATACGCGCAAAGATAAATAAGCGTAATATTAATAAAAAATAATAATACCAACGCAGGTAGAGTAAAAAGGGACGGGGCCATCGGGTTTAAGTCTATCCAATTTTTAAAAAATGTCAATACCTCATTGACAAATCAAAAATTTTAAGTAAACTTAACAAAATGGAGGTTCAATGATAATACTTCTGATAATCATTATCCTTCTGGTGATTTGGGTAATTGCAATTTATAATAGTCTTGTTACCAAAAGGACCAGAGTGGATAATGGCTGGGCACAGATTGATGTGCAATTGAAACGCCGCTATGATTTGATACCAAATCTGGTAGAAACCGTTAAAGGTTATGCGGCACATGAAAAAGAAGTTCTGGAAAAGGTTGCAGAATTGCGCTCAAGGGCAATGGGTGCAACCAGTCCCAAGGAAGCTGCCGAGGCGAACAATATGCTCAGTGCAACATTAAAAACTCTATTCGCGGTTGCTGAGAATTACCCGCAGTTAAAGGCAAATGAAAATTTTATGAGACTTCAGGAAGAATTGACTGCGACCGAAAATAAAATCGCCTTTGCCCGGCAATTCTATAATGATGTCGTAATGGATTATAATGTCACAATACAGAAATTTCCGCAGACGATAATTGCTTCAATGTTCAATTTCAAACCGAGAGAATTCTTCACCGCTCCGGCTGAAGAAAGAGAGGCAGTAAAGGTAAAATTCTAATATGCGCGAAACACTATATGACCAGATAGCGGCAAATAAGCGCAAGACATTTATTTTTATTGTCATCACCAGTCTGTTTCTTGGTGCGCTGGGATACATAGTCGTTGAACTACTACATTGGGGAACCGCAGGATATATCTTCTTCGGCCTTTTCATAGTCATTTACAACTTTGTTCTCTATTATAATTCAGATAAGATTGCCCTTGCTTCAACCGGTTCGGTTCCGGCTGACCCAGAAGAATTTAAACAACTCCACAATGTTGTAGAGGAGGTAGCAATTGCCGCGGGTGTTCCAAAACCCAAGGTTTACATCACACCTTCACCCGCGCCCAATGCCTTTGCCACAGGAAGGAATCCCCAGAATGCAGCAGTTGCTGTAACGACTGGTTTACTTGAAATTATGAATCGCGAAGAGCTACAGGGGGTCATCGCACATGAGATGGCACATATAAGAAATTATGACATTCTTTTGATGACCGTGGTCGCAGCAATCGGTGGTTTGATTGTTTTATTAAGGGACTTCTTTTTACGGAGTATGTTTTTAGGAGGCAGAAGAAAGAGCAATCGCAGCAGCAGGGGTGGTGGTATTTTGATACTAATCGGTCTTGTTCTCGCAATCATCGCACCGTTATTTGTCGCTTTGATAAGGGCAGCGATATCACGACAGCGTGAATATCTTGCCGATGCATCTGGTGCATATATAACCCGCTATCCCCAGGGGCTTGCCCAGGCGCTGGCAAAACTAAAACAGGCATATCAGCCAATGGCAAAGGCATCCCAGTCAAATGCCCATCTATTCATTGCCAGCCCATTCGGTAAAGATAGATTTAATATATCAAATCTGTTTTCAACCCATCCACCCATAGATAAAAGGATAGAAAGACTTAACAGCCTGGTTGTCTAAAAAAATGAATGTCAAACATTTTATAAAAGTATTATCTTGTTTATTTTTACTCGTAATTCCTATTGATCTTTCATTCGGGAAAAATTTAAAATTCTTTCCTATAGGTGAAAAACTTGAATACGAGGCACGATTTGGCTTAATAAATCTTGGTAATATGGCTTTGCAAATTATAGATACAACGACTGTCAATGGTAAACAATGTTATCTTATCTCATCTCATCTTAATTCCAGTTCTGATTTGAACTTTCTCTTCACCTTAAATGATACGATAAATGTCACCACAACAATAAATGATTTAATACCGGTTTTTTATGAAAAAAGAATACACGAAGGTAAATACACAAATTATCAGAAATTGAACTTCAATCAGGATAGTTTATATGTAATAATCAATGATTCATCAAGGATAAAAATTTCTCAGCCAGTAATGGACCTGCTCAGTTTCTGGTATTATTTAAGACGCATACCACTGGTTGAAAACGATACAATCGTGCTCTATATATTTGAAGCAAAACAGCAACACAGAATAGATTGTGTGGTGGGGAAAAAAGAAATTATAAAAACACCGTTGGGCAAATTTTCAACAATTCGCGTAACACCAAAAACTTCTAACAAAGGTGTGTTCGGTGCGGGTGGTTCAATGGATATATGGTACACAAATGACGAAAACAGATTTCCGGTCCAGATAAAGACAAAACTAAAATTCGGTACTGTATTATTTAAACTGAAAGAGGTGTCTAATTAAAAGATTTGCGATAATTCTTGCAGGAGGACAGGGAGAAAGGTTCTGGCCCTTGAGTCAGCCGGACTTTCCCAAACAATTTATCAATATATTCCATAATAAACCATTGATAAATCAAACAATTGAACGAATCAGTGGCTATTTCAAAAAAAATGAGAGATTTTTAGTGATTCCCGAAGAACTGAGGGGCATAACAAAAAGATTTGTCGGGAACGAAAATCTTATCATTGAGCCGGCACGAAGAAATACCGCACCAGCAATATGCCTTTGTGCAATGTCGTTAAAAGAAAAATATGGTGATGGAATAATTCACATAATGCCTGCCGACCATATCATTAAAGACAATAAGAAATTCATTGAATGTCTTAAATATGGAGAGGCGATGGCGGAAAAAGAATTTCTGGTTACCTACGGTATAGTACCTGAAAGACCCGAGACAGGCTATGGTTATATAAAAATCGGAAAAGAGATTGTTAAAGATAAAAGGCTCACTGGATTTTATGGTGAGGGGTTCACTGAAAAACCCTCAATCAATAAAGCAAAAGAATATCTGAAATCCAAAAGATATTTATGGAATAGCGGAATATTTACCTATAGAATAAGCACGGTACTTAAAGAAATAAAGAAATTCGTTCCAGATGTCTATAATGGGGTAGAAAAATATTTAAAATTTAAAGACAAGAAATACTTTGAAAAAATTTCTGAAATATCAATAGATTATGGAATAATGGAAAAAAGTAATAAAATATGCGTAATAAAATCCGACTTTGGCTGGGATGATGTTGGGACCTATCTTGCCCTGGAGAGATATTTCATAAAAGACAAAAATGGCAACATCTTTTTAGGAGATATTTTGGGTCTTGAAACGAGTAATTCAATTATATATACTAATAGTGTCCCAGTCGGGGTCTTTGGAATAAATGGGCTTATTGTTGTGGCAAGCCCTAAGGGAGTCCTTGTATGCAAAAAGCAAAGGGCTCCGGAGTTAAAAAAACTTCTTTCTTTTTATAAGGAAAAGAAAAAAAGGAGGTTATGATGAAGAAGTTGCTGATATTGGGTGTTATTATGCTTTTTGTATTCTGTGCACCCAAAAAGACCACGGTAAAGACAGAGGGGCTGGAAGAAGTCGTTGTATTTGGTGAAGAAGGAAAGAATATTTCTGAAGAACCGGTCTATCCAACCCCTGCGCCAGTACCCGCAACCCCTGCGCCAGTACCGGAAACCCCGGCACCAACACCCGAAGTCTCCGCGCCGCCAACAGAGGCACCTGCATTACCGCCCGCGATTGAAGAAACTCCTGCGCCCATGGAAGAAGTAACAATTGCCCCGCCTGTTCCCACACCAGTTGCACCATTGCCCATGGAAGAAGTAACAGCATTACCACCAATTCCTGCCCCTGCCCCCACCTATACACCCTCACCATCTCCATCGCCATCAACCACACCTGCGTCAATTTATGGTTTCAGGGTTCAAATATTTGCCTCATCAACACAAAAAGGTGCTTCAAAGGTTGCTGACGATGCGCGAGGTCTATTTGGTGGTAAGGTATATATTGAGCACACCCCTCCATACTACAAAGTCCGCATTGGAGATTGCCTCACAAAGGAAGAAGCAGAATCTCTAAAAAATCTTGCAATAAGTAAGGGTTTCAGGGGTGCATTTGTCGTTGAGACAATGATAAACCCTTAAACGGGAAGAGGAATACAGGGGGTCAAAGACCCCCTGTATAAATTTATGTTCCACATAGTTCTGGCAACAAGAAATCATAATAAGATTGAAGAAATAAATCAGATATTAAATTTAAATAAGGTTTTGTTGATTCCATATACACGCTTCATTGATCTGCACATTCCTGAACCAGGCGACACACTCATTGAGAACAGTTTATTAAAGGCAGAGTTCATCCATAGGATAATAAAACTTCCGGCGCTTGCTGATGATTCAGGATTATTTATTGAAGAATTGGATGGCGCACCCGGAGTTCTATCGTCAAGATATGAAGTGAATGATGAGAAAAGAATAGAAAGGGTTTTAAGGGAACTGGGAAAGGCAAAAAATAGACGGGCGTGGTTCCGCGCTGTATTTGTTTATTTTTACGATATAAATACATATAAAGTATTTGAAGGAGAGATTGAGGGGAGAATAACCTATGAACCAAGGGGGGAATGGGGATTTGGATACGATCCTATATTTATTCCAAAAGGGTATAGAAAAACCTTTGCTGAACTTGGGCCATGGGTAAAAAATCGCATAAGCCATCGTGCAAGGGCATTAAAAAAATTCAAAAAATTTTTGCTCAAGAATTTTGCGCAGGAAATAGGCTCTGATTGAATCTTGATTTAATAAAAAAATTTATTATAATAGTCTGTGGATTACCTTGATGAGATTATTGGGCAGGAAACAGCAAAAAAATTTATCCGCAACGCTCTAAAAAAAGATCAAATTTACAATCTACTACTTGCCGGTCCAAAAGGTGTTGGTAAAAGACAAACTGCGTTTGCCCTATCAAAAACACTCGGCTGTCCACCAAATTCGCCAAATTTTATGCTCATTGCACCGGTCCCACCAGGCACCAAGGAAGAAAAGATATTTGAATATATGAAAAATTATCTCCCTGAAAATACCGTTGTCCATCTTGATGATTCTTCATCTATTGTAATAAAACAGATAAGAACACTAATTGAATGGCTACTATTAATGCCCGCAAAAGGGACAAAGCGAATTGTTTTAATCCTTGAAGCAGACCGGATGAATGAAGAATCTGCAAATAGTTTTTTAAAAACACTTGAAGAACCACCAATAGATACATTATTCATTCTAACATCTTCCCGACCCGACTTTTTAATCCCTACAATTCGTTCACGATGTCAGATTGTAAAATTCAGTTATCTAAATAACACGCAAATAGAAAACATAATTTTCGAAGGAAAAGATAATTTCTATCTCGGAAGTCCAGGAGAAATAATGTATCTTAGGGATAATAATATCTTTCCAATTGCAAGAGAAATCTTTAAAAAGGCACCCTTATCTACCGAGAGCGTAGCAAAATTGGCAAGAGAACTTGAGAACGAAAATCTTACTGACCTTTTCTATAGTCTGCTCCTTCTTTATCGTTCTGTATTTTACAAACAATTAAATCAATCAATATCAAAAGAACTGGAAATGGAAATTAACACAAAGGCACGGAGGGTTAGTATTGAGAAAATTATTAAAACTATTTTAATGCTCAACAGCTGTATAAATGTACTTGGGCACAATCCTAATTATTTAATTCTTTTATTCAATACCCTAATTAGACTACCTTAAAACATATGAAATTTATTTGCAATGGTATGCTCGGTAAATTATGTAAATATTTGAGAATCTGCGGGATTGATACACTCTATTCCAACGAAGGGATAAAATCATTGATTCTGGCGAAAAAAGAAAATAGAATTTTTTTAACAAGAAATCTAAAATTAAAGGAAAAAGAAGGTGTATTTTTTGTTGAATCCGAAATTTTATCTAACCAGTTAAGAGTAGTTATCAAACATTTTAATCTTGCAGATCAGTTACATTTTTTTTCGCGCTGTCTTCGTTGCAATGAACTTTTGATAAATGTAATGAAAGAAGATATAAAAAATTTTATTCCTTTTTATACATACAAAAATTTTAATGAATTTGCCCGGTGTCCAAAATGTCAACGCATCTACTGGAAGGGAAGCCATTACAAGAAAATGATTCAGACTATAAACAATTTAATTGGTTAAATGGTTAAATGGTTAAATATAACTATTTTCTGTGGATTATTTGTTAATTGTATTTCTTATATACAGCCACAAAAATCTCCACACTTAATCCGTGTTGCCATAATCACTGGTTTAGATTCTGTTAATGTAAGTGGAATTAAAGGAGAACAATATCTTGAAAACTATAAAATAAAATTAAACGATAATTTCCCTGTTTTTTTAAAACCTTTTGAAAATAAAGTAAAAGTCAATAATAAATTTTATTATGGAAACTTAGAGATAAAAAAAATGGATAATAAAATCTGGGTTATTA
The genomic region above belongs to candidate division WOR-3 bacterium and contains:
- a CDS encoding HD-GYP domain-containing protein, which codes for MAPSLFTLPALVLLFFINITLIYLCAYVKNGKKFCRTIPFFVSGIFTIFIQLLIEQNSDPATAVILTKLQYIGFWTYFLTAPMLVTSLTDENFKPLILTICATITLITIFLTIFTNLIITSNSYIYANFYSAKIGVLYPYFCTVLFILCIYYFSKMIYFANRLKNPELKYIIPIGLGICILSGIFDYAGRLNGIPILPWLKDAFSMGMLSISLSFGIFILLSYSQTMLEYQKALIELENLLNKNKQNFNEFVQLIAKTIDAKDKYTAGHSMRVAEYAVRIAKIFNLDERQIEILRKACLLHDIGKIGIPDGVLNKKSPLTTKDRSYIYKHPKLGKEILGQMSDFQEILDIIYFHHERYDGSGYPNGLKNDEIPLLARILAVADAYDAMLSERPYRPAMSKFEAIKELLNSRGKQFDPEIVEKFVDIIAQNSDKTLPDNIPY
- a CDS encoding LemA family protein — its product is MIILLIIIILLVIWVIAIYNSLVTKRTRVDNGWAQIDVQLKRRYDLIPNLVETVKGYAAHEKEVLEKVAELRSRAMGATSPKEAAEANNMLSATLKTLFAVAENYPQLKANENFMRLQEELTATENKIAFARQFYNDVVMDYNVTIQKFPQTIIASMFNFKPREFFTAPAEEREAVKVKF
- a CDS encoding M48 family metalloprotease, whose protein sequence is MRETLYDQIAANKRKTFIFIVITSLFLGALGYIVVELLHWGTAGYIFFGLFIVIYNFVLYYNSDKIALASTGSVPADPEEFKQLHNVVEEVAIAAGVPKPKVYITPSPAPNAFATGRNPQNAAVAVTTGLLEIMNREELQGVIAHEMAHIRNYDILLMTVVAAIGGLIVLLRDFFLRSMFLGGRRKSNRSSRGGGILILIGLVLAIIAPLFVALIRAAISRQREYLADASGAYITRYPQGLAQALAKLKQAYQPMAKASQSNAHLFIASPFGKDRFNISNLFSTHPPIDKRIERLNSLVV
- a CDS encoding DUF3108 domain-containing protein; translated protein: MNVKHFIKVLSCLFLLVIPIDLSFGKNLKFFPIGEKLEYEARFGLINLGNMALQIIDTTTVNGKQCYLISSHLNSSSDLNFLFTLNDTINVTTTINDLIPVFYEKRIHEGKYTNYQKLNFNQDSLYVIINDSSRIKISQPVMDLLSFWYYLRRIPLVENDTIVLYIFEAKQQHRIDCVVGKKEIIKTPLGKFSTIRVTPKTSNKGVFGAGGSMDIWYTNDENRFPVQIKTKLKFGTVLFKLKEVSN
- a CDS encoding sugar phosphate nucleotidyltransferase, which gives rise to MLAGGQGERFWPLSQPDFPKQFINIFHNKPLINQTIERISGYFKKNERFLVIPEELRGITKRFVGNENLIIEPARRNTAPAICLCAMSLKEKYGDGIIHIMPADHIIKDNKKFIECLKYGEAMAEKEFLVTYGIVPERPETGYGYIKIGKEIVKDKRLTGFYGEGFTEKPSINKAKEYLKSKRYLWNSGIFTYRISTVLKEIKKFVPDVYNGVEKYLKFKDKKYFEKISEISIDYGIMEKSNKICVIKSDFGWDDVGTYLALERYFIKDKNGNIFLGDILGLETSNSIIYTNSVPVGVFGINGLIVVASPKGVLVCKKQRAPELKKLLSFYKEKKKRRL
- a CDS encoding SPOR domain-containing protein, producing the protein MKKLLILGVIMLFVFCAPKKTTVKTEGLEEVVVFGEEGKNISEEPVYPTPAPVPATPAPVPETPAPTPEVSAPPTEAPALPPAIEETPAPMEEVTIAPPVPTPVAPLPMEEVTALPPIPAPAPTYTPSPSPSPSTTPASIYGFRVQIFASSTQKGASKVADDARGLFGGKVYIEHTPPYYKVRIGDCLTKEEAESLKNLAISKGFRGAFVVETMINP
- the rdgB gene encoding RdgB/HAM1 family non-canonical purine NTP pyrophosphatase; the encoded protein is MFHIVLATRNHNKIEEINQILNLNKVLLIPYTRFIDLHIPEPGDTLIENSLLKAEFIHRIIKLPALADDSGLFIEELDGAPGVLSSRYEVNDEKRIERVLRELGKAKNRRAWFRAVFVYFYDINTYKVFEGEIEGRITYEPRGEWGFGYDPIFIPKGYRKTFAELGPWVKNRISHRARALKKFKKFLLKNFAQEIGSD
- a CDS encoding AAA family ATPase, with translation MDYLDEIIGQETAKKFIRNALKKDQIYNLLLAGPKGVGKRQTAFALSKTLGCPPNSPNFMLIAPVPPGTKEEKIFEYMKNYLPENTVVHLDDSSSIVIKQIRTLIEWLLLMPAKGTKRIVLILEADRMNEESANSFLKTLEEPPIDTLFILTSSRPDFLIPTIRSRCQIVKFSYLNNTQIENIIFEGKDNFYLGSPGEIMYLRDNNIFPIAREIFKKAPLSTESVAKLARELENENLTDLFYSLLLLYRSVFYKQLNQSISKELEMEINTKARRVSIEKIIKTILMLNSCINVLGHNPNYLILLFNTLIRLP
- a CDS encoding Mut7-C RNAse domain-containing protein, whose protein sequence is MKFICNGMLGKLCKYLRICGIDTLYSNEGIKSLILAKKENRIFLTRNLKLKEKEGVFFVESEILSNQLRVVIKHFNLADQLHFFSRCLRCNELLINVMKEDIKNFIPFYTYKNFNEFARCPKCQRIYWKGSHYKKMIQTINNLIG